A portion of the Bacillus sp. es.034 genome contains these proteins:
- a CDS encoding enoyl-CoA hydratase-related protein — MESILLEQKGNVAMVTINRPDAMNAFNYDTLNELQQVVEALRINPDVRVVIFTGSGEKAFSVGADLKERKTLTEQQVIRNVYKIGEVFQSVATLPQPTIAAMNGYAFGGGMELALACDFRIAVAGTTMGLTETSLAIIPGAGGTQRLPRLVGESKALELILTAKRLTSEEALEIGLVTKVVEKENFMGEVHEFVEPMLANGPVALQQAKFAVKNGMNVDLQTGLQIERKAYEITIPTEDRVEALLAFSQKRKPEFKGK; from the coding sequence ATGGAATCCATTTTACTGGAGCAAAAGGGCAACGTCGCAATGGTCACCATTAACAGGCCGGATGCAATGAACGCCTTTAACTATGATACACTGAACGAACTCCAGCAGGTCGTCGAAGCACTCCGCATCAACCCGGACGTCCGGGTCGTCATTTTTACCGGAAGCGGGGAAAAAGCTTTCTCAGTCGGAGCGGATCTTAAGGAACGAAAGACCTTGACGGAACAGCAGGTGATCCGTAATGTTTACAAGATCGGTGAAGTCTTTCAATCTGTCGCCACCCTTCCGCAGCCGACCATTGCCGCCATGAACGGCTACGCATTCGGCGGAGGGATGGAACTTGCTCTTGCCTGCGATTTCCGGATTGCTGTAGCCGGTACGACAATGGGGCTGACCGAAACAAGCCTGGCCATTATACCGGGAGCAGGGGGGACTCAGCGTTTGCCGCGACTGGTCGGTGAATCCAAAGCCCTTGAACTTATCCTGACGGCTAAACGTTTAACTTCAGAAGAAGCATTGGAAATCGGACTTGTTACAAAGGTAGTAGAAAAAGAGAATTTCATGGGGGAAGTCCATGAATTCGTAGAACCGATGTTAGCGAATGGACCGGTTGCCCTGCAACAGGCTAAATTTGCCGTTAAAAATGGGATGAACGTGGACTTGCAGACAGGTTTGCAGATTGAGAGAAAGGCATATGAAATCACAATCCCCACTGAAGACCGGGTGGAGGCTTTACTGGCGTTCAGTCAGAAGCGGAAGCCGGAATTCAAGGGGAAGTGA
- a CDS encoding fatty acid--CoA ligase family protein: MNIATRLDQIAQEKADKTAYHFLNTSSTYGELNGAVSKFASGLEQLGLKKGDHIALVLGNSPHFVIGLYGALRLGLKVIPINPIYTPDEIGYILKNGDVKAILTLDLLVPLIEKMQHLLKDVEHFILCESGDERAKDIDLEKISLAYPKMKSFTSVLGKGDPGFKGETVDENEVAIILYTSGTTGKPKGAMLTHKNIYSNATDVGSYLRMNEDDTVITALPMFHVFCLTVVLNAPLLRGATLLIVPRFSPKAIFELSKAYQPTVFAGVPTMYNFLFQYPDGNPEDLSSLRLCISGGASLPVALLKNFEKKFNVMISEGYGLSEASPVTCFNPLDRPRKPGSIGTSIMNLKNKVVDEMGEEVPVGQVGELIVKGPNVMKGYYKMEEETAATIRDGWLYTGDLARMDKDGYFYIVDRKKELIIVGGYNVYPREVEEVLYNHPGIVEAAVIGVPHPELGEAVNSYVVKSDPSLTEQGVLEYCKEHLAKYKLPVSIEFIDELPKNTTGKILRRALKEQVLQS, from the coding sequence TTGAATATTGCTACACGGTTAGACCAAATCGCTCAAGAGAAAGCAGATAAAACAGCCTATCATTTCTTGAATACTTCAAGTACATACGGGGAATTGAATGGTGCTGTATCAAAATTTGCAAGCGGCTTAGAGCAATTGGGTCTGAAAAAAGGAGATCATATCGCGCTTGTATTGGGGAATTCACCGCATTTCGTCATCGGATTATATGGTGCACTTCGTCTTGGATTAAAGGTCATACCAATCAATCCGATCTACACTCCGGATGAGATTGGCTATATTCTGAAAAATGGTGATGTGAAGGCCATTCTCACACTTGATCTGCTCGTGCCATTAATCGAGAAAATGCAGCATCTGTTAAAGGATGTGGAGCACTTCATCCTGTGTGAATCAGGAGATGAACGGGCGAAGGATATTGATTTAGAAAAAATTTCTCTTGCGTACCCTAAAATGAAATCGTTTACAAGTGTTTTGGGGAAAGGGGACCCCGGCTTTAAAGGTGAGACGGTGGATGAGAATGAGGTAGCCATCATTCTTTACACTTCCGGAACAACAGGGAAACCAAAAGGTGCCATGCTAACTCATAAAAATATTTATTCCAATGCGACCGACGTCGGCAGCTATTTACGAATGAATGAAGATGATACCGTCATTACCGCTCTGCCAATGTTCCATGTTTTCTGTTTAACAGTGGTTCTGAATGCACCTCTATTGAGAGGAGCTACCCTGTTAATCGTCCCGCGCTTCAGTCCAAAGGCCATTTTTGAATTATCAAAGGCGTATCAGCCAACCGTATTCGCCGGAGTACCGACCATGTACAACTTCCTGTTTCAGTATCCTGATGGAAACCCGGAAGATCTATCATCTCTTCGTCTCTGTATTTCAGGCGGAGCTTCCCTGCCGGTGGCCCTCTTGAAAAACTTTGAAAAGAAATTCAATGTCATGATTTCTGAAGGGTATGGATTATCCGAAGCTTCACCTGTGACATGCTTCAACCCGCTGGATCGACCAAGAAAACCTGGATCGATCGGAACATCGATCATGAACCTGAAGAATAAAGTCGTCGATGAAATGGGAGAAGAAGTCCCTGTAGGACAGGTCGGCGAGCTGATTGTCAAAGGCCCGAATGTCATGAAGGGATATTACAAGATGGAAGAAGAAACCGCCGCTACGATCCGCGACGGCTGGTTATATACCGGAGACCTTGCCCGCATGGATAAAGATGGCTACTTCTACATCGTGGACCGGAAAAAAGAGCTGATCATTGTAGGGGGCTACAATGTTTACCCACGTGAGGTCGAAGAAGTGCTATACAATCATCCCGGTATCGTGGAAGCTGCGGTCATCGGTGTCCCGCATCCCGAACTGGGTGAAGCCGTCAACAGCTATGTTGTAAAAAGCGATCCATCCCTGACAGAACAGGGTGTGCTGGAATATTGTAAAGAGCATCTTGCGAAATACAAGCTTCCGGTTTCCATTGAATTCATCGACGAACTGCCGAAGAACACAACAGGGAAAATTTTAAGAAGAGCATTGAAAGAGCAAGTACTACAGTCATAA
- a CDS encoding lipoate--protein ligase: MLFIDNKGITDPRINLAIEEYALKNLDINESYLLFYVNEPSIIIGKNQNTIEEINTDYVEKQGLHVVRRLSGGGAVYHDLGNLNFSFITKDDGESFHNFKKFTEPVVTALHKLGVKAELSGRNDIIAEGRKISGNAQFSTKGRMFSHGTLLFDSEMENVVSALRVKKDKIESKGIKSIRSRVANISEFLTEQMTIEEFRSTLLDYIFDGSDVEEYVLTEEDWKNIHELSKERYQNWNWNYGKSPKFNLQHSHRFPVGSIDVRLEVNKGKIDNCKIFGDFFGVGNVEDIEEKLAGTRYERKDIAGALEGVDIQHYFGNITKDEFVDLVY, from the coding sequence ATGTTATTTATCGATAATAAAGGGATTACGGATCCAAGGATCAATCTTGCTATTGAAGAATATGCACTGAAGAACTTAGATATTAATGAGAGTTATTTATTATTTTATGTCAATGAACCTTCCATCATCATCGGGAAGAATCAAAATACAATTGAAGAGATCAATACAGACTACGTAGAGAAACAGGGACTTCACGTCGTACGCCGCCTTTCCGGTGGGGGAGCCGTGTATCATGACCTGGGGAACCTGAACTTCAGCTTTATCACGAAAGATGATGGGGAGAGCTTTCATAATTTTAAAAAGTTCACTGAGCCTGTTGTAACGGCCCTCCATAAACTCGGGGTGAAAGCAGAGCTGAGCGGTCGTAACGATATCATCGCAGAAGGCAGAAAGATCTCAGGCAATGCCCAGTTCTCAACGAAAGGCCGGATGTTCAGTCACGGAACGCTGCTGTTCGATTCCGAAATGGAAAACGTCGTGTCCGCTCTCAGGGTGAAAAAGGACAAGATCGAATCAAAAGGGATTAAATCAATCCGGAGCCGTGTAGCCAATATCTCGGAATTCCTGACTGAACAAATGACGATAGAAGAGTTCCGCTCAACCCTCCTTGATTATATCTTCGACGGAAGCGACGTAGAAGAATATGTCCTGACGGAAGAAGACTGGAAGAATATCCATGAGCTCTCAAAAGAACGCTATCAGAACTGGAATTGGAACTATGGGAAATCACCAAAATTCAATCTTCAGCATTCCCACCGCTTCCCGGTCGGTTCCATCGATGTCCGCCTCGAAGTGAATAAAGGGAAGATCGATAACTGTAAAATCTTCGGTGATTTCTTCGGAGTGGGAAATGTAGAAGACATTGAAGAGAAGCTTGCTGGTACACGCTACGAGCGGAAAGACATTGCCGGGGCATTGGAAGGTGTTGATATTCAACACTATTTCGGTAATATCACGAAGGATGAATTTGTTGACTTGGTGTATTGA
- a CDS encoding MBL fold metallo-hydrolase, with translation MKLTVIGQWGGYPKAGEASTGYLLESNGFKLLIDCGSGVLSQLQHHTEATELDAVLLSHYHPDHVADIGVLQHALLIQYFLGKYKGTLPVYAHREDPQGFNALTYKNLMTAHEYTEDSSLSIGPFTVTFVKSKHPVPCYGMRIEADGKSLFYTADSAFREEFISFGQDADMLLCECNFYGEMDASNAGHMTSLDAGKLAQKTGARNLILTHLPHFGDLEQLIIEAKTIYRGNVSLAKKDMVVEI, from the coding sequence ATGAAGTTAACCGTTATTGGTCAATGGGGCGGATATCCGAAAGCAGGAGAAGCGAGCACCGGATATTTACTTGAATCCAATGGCTTTAAACTGCTTATTGACTGTGGAAGTGGTGTATTATCCCAACTTCAGCATCATACCGAAGCAACAGAGCTGGATGCAGTCCTTCTGTCCCACTATCATCCCGATCATGTGGCAGATATAGGTGTACTACAACACGCTTTATTGATTCAATACTTCCTGGGTAAGTACAAAGGTACACTGCCTGTATATGCCCATCGGGAAGATCCGCAGGGATTCAATGCCCTTACATACAAAAATTTAATGACAGCCCATGAGTATACAGAGGACTCTTCTTTATCCATTGGTCCCTTCACGGTAACGTTTGTGAAATCCAAGCACCCCGTGCCATGTTACGGAATGAGGATCGAAGCAGATGGGAAATCCCTCTTTTATACAGCAGATTCCGCCTTCAGGGAAGAATTCATTTCATTCGGCCAGGATGCTGATATGCTACTGTGTGAATGTAATTTCTACGGGGAGATGGATGCCTCGAACGCTGGGCATATGACTAGTCTGGATGCAGGGAAACTTGCTCAGAAAACCGGTGCACGGAACCTCATCCTCACCCATTTGCCTCATTTCGGTGACTTGGAGCAGTTAATTATAGAAGCGAAAACGATTTATAGGGGTAATGTATCATTAGCCAAAAAAGATATGGTAGTAGAAATTTAG
- the yhfH gene encoding protein YhfH, translated as MVKNIVEFFRNLPPKSCAQCGDTIEEQHECYGIYCEKCTTDYEY; from the coding sequence ATGGTAAAAAATATTGTTGAGTTCTTTCGAAATTTGCCGCCTAAGTCTTGTGCACAATGTGGAGATACAATTGAGGAGCAGCATGAATGCTACGGCATTTATTGCGAAAAATGTACGACTGACTACGAATACTAA
- a CDS encoding FixH family protein codes for MKKISLLMLVGFLALLIAACGNSNEDNGAKKEEKLEAIDAKLNVPEKGEKGEPVSLSTKVTQGDENVDDAGEVKYEIWKNGQKDESEMLEAKHEKGGLYKAEKTFQEDGLYTVQVHVTARDMHTMPKKEIAIGEVEAGEHEEAGEDHHHGDHESTISIHLMKPDGITAGEESEMMVHVENKDAALEDAKVRFEIYQDGQEKHEWVDLTQGENGEYKGSYTFPERGSYNVQVHVTKGEEIHEHTMETVDVQ; via the coding sequence ATGAAGAAAATTAGCTTACTTATGCTCGTAGGTTTCCTTGCATTGTTAATCGCTGCTTGCGGTAACTCAAATGAAGATAACGGAGCAAAAAAAGAAGAAAAACTGGAAGCGATCGACGCAAAGTTAAACGTGCCTGAAAAAGGAGAAAAAGGTGAACCGGTTTCCCTTTCCACGAAAGTCACTCAAGGTGATGAGAACGTCGATGATGCCGGTGAAGTGAAGTATGAAATATGGAAAAACGGCCAGAAAGATGAAAGCGAAATGCTCGAAGCCAAGCATGAAAAAGGCGGGCTTTATAAAGCAGAAAAGACGTTTCAAGAAGACGGACTTTACACAGTACAGGTTCATGTAACCGCCAGGGACATGCATACGATGCCGAAGAAGGAAATTGCCATTGGAGAAGTAGAAGCCGGCGAACATGAGGAAGCGGGTGAAGATCATCACCATGGCGACCATGAAAGTACCATTTCCATCCATTTGATGAAGCCTGACGGTATTACAGCTGGTGAAGAATCGGAAATGATGGTGCATGTGGAGAATAAAGATGCCGCTCTGGAAGATGCCAAAGTCCGTTTTGAAATTTATCAGGATGGTCAAGAAAAGCATGAATGGGTGGATCTGACCCAAGGTGAAAACGGAGAATACAAAGGATCTTATACATTCCCGGAGAGAGGGTCCTATAATGTACAGGTCCATGTCACCAAAGGAGAAGAAATTCACGAGCACACGATGGAAACAGTGGACGTACAATAA